The following are from one region of the Littorina saxatilis isolate snail1 linkage group LG4, US_GU_Lsax_2.0, whole genome shotgun sequence genome:
- the LOC138963539 gene encoding uncharacterized protein, whose protein sequence is MEDYLPVPQLPPLPQEFGSKESLFRDQLRRSSVKQGEDRSMFSSYRRARKKQNGQRRSTGGYNQFSPLFGPRSFFFEASNEPRHSLFRTANTTTFQGAAYQFFLKLLCPQQMKDAEKLRFNAAKFVADIDNNFNFVVEKREGNSLSDRAILKLPDWLSEATSGYRESLDAAFAMFDLLDMDRSGYLSRLDFTHWLIDTDMNGAVSVCEEMSHVNKVARLAEYYGNSVLRKQGRFLWNSLYDQNFAPSPVVQPEVPPTPSSIADVTVNSNIGSEQGETNEMGTAPATTAETNQPLANNISSSKNHSRVASEPPLSAEPVSEYTTQQATTEEASPQPQQGQSEQEMTSSPPLEETTTAAPVEGDDDDLDLVVRGLFKFIG, encoded by the exons ATGGAAGATTATTTACCCGTTCCTCAACTTCCACCACTTCCACAAGAGTTTGGAAGCAAag AATCTCTTTTTAGGGATCAGCTCAGGAGATCCAGCGTGAAACAAGGTGAAGACAGATCCATGTTTTCCTCGTACCGTCGCGCGAGAAAAAAACAGAATGGTCAACGGAGGTCAACGGGCGGATATAACCAGTTCAGCCCACTCTTTG GCCCCCGGTCCTTTTTCTTCGAGGCATCAAACGAACCCAGACATTCTCTCTTTCGG actgCAAATACAACTACCTTTCAGGGAGCTGCGTACCAGTTTTTCCTGAAGTTGCTCTGTCCACA GCAGATGAAAGACGCGGAGAAACTGAGATTCAATGCAGCAAAGTTCGTGGCCGACATCGACAACAACTTCAACTTCGTGGTGGAAAAGCGGGAAGGGAACTCGCTTTCAGACAGAG ctaTCTTGAAGCTTcctgactggttgagtgaagcGACTTCGGGTTACAGGGAGTCTTTGGACGCAGCCTTCGCCATGTTTGATCTGCTGGACATGGATCGGTCAGGCTATCTGTCCAGGCTAGACTTCACTCACTGGCTGATCGACACAGACA TGAACGGGGCTGTCTCAGTGTGTGAGGAGATGAGCCACGTCAACAAAGTTGCTCGTCTTGCAGAATACTATGGCAACTCTGTGCTGCGG AAGCAAGGACGATTTCTGTGGAATTCCCTTTACGACCAAAACTTCGCCCCATCACCTGTAGTTCAGCCGGAAGTCCCCCCAACACCAAGCAGCATCGCCGACGTCACTGTCAACTCAAATATTGGATCGGAACAAGGCGAAACTAATGAAATG GGAACAGCGCCAGCCACGACTGCTGAAACCAACCAACCGCTCGCCAAcaacatcagcagcagcaaaaACCACAGTCGCGTGGCCTCTGAACCCCCACTCTCTGCCGAACCCGTTTCGGAGTACACAACTCAGCAAGCAACCACAGAAGAAGCCAGCCCACAACCGCAGCAAGGTCAATCTGAACAGGAAATGACGTCATCGCCTCCGCTTGAGGAAACAACCACTGCAGCTCCCGTCgagggtgatgatgatgacctTGACCTGGTTGTTCGTGGATTGTTCAAGTTTATTGGATGA